The following are from one region of the Paracoccus sp. S3-43 genome:
- the nhaA gene encoding Na+/H+ antiporter NhaA: MAGRIQNTVRKFLESGTSGGLLLIAAAVLALIVANSPLAEAYFHVLHAYVGPLSVAHWINDALMALFFLMVGLEIKREMVDGHLSSWPRRILPGVAAAAGMAVPALIYLFFTAGTGATHGWAIPSATDIAFALGVISLLGSRVPTSLKVFLAALAILDDLGAVVVIGLFYTTGLSPADLGLAALVLAGLIGLNRAGVMRLWPYLALGAVLWFFVWRSGIHATIAGVLLALTIPLKRTPATPEARPSESPLHRLEHALMVPVAFLIIPVFGFANAGVSFAGLGSEALLAPVTLGVAAGLALGKVIGIFGAVAILVRLDWADLPPGASWMQILGTSFLCGIGFTMSLFISLLAFAEPLLQDEAKIGILMGSLVSGVAGYMILRFAKREAPRRMQSAG, from the coding sequence ATGGCAGGCCGAATTCAAAACACCGTCCGCAAGTTCCTGGAGAGCGGCACGTCCGGGGGGCTCTTGCTGATCGCGGCGGCGGTGCTGGCGCTGATCGTCGCCAACTCGCCCCTGGCCGAGGCGTATTTCCACGTCCTGCACGCCTATGTCGGGCCGCTGTCGGTCGCCCATTGGATCAACGACGCGCTGATGGCGCTGTTCTTCCTGATGGTGGGGCTTGAGATCAAAAGGGAAATGGTGGACGGCCACCTGTCGTCCTGGCCGCGCCGCATCCTGCCCGGCGTGGCGGCGGCGGCGGGAATGGCGGTCCCGGCGCTGATCTATCTGTTCTTCACCGCGGGCACCGGGGCCACGCATGGCTGGGCGATCCCTTCGGCCACCGACATCGCCTTCGCCCTGGGGGTGATCTCGCTTCTGGGGTCGCGGGTGCCGACCTCGCTCAAGGTGTTTTTGGCGGCGCTGGCGATCCTGGACGATCTGGGCGCGGTCGTGGTGATCGGGCTGTTCTATACCACCGGCCTGTCGCCCGCCGACCTCGGGCTGGCCGCGCTGGTGCTGGCGGGTCTGATCGGGCTGAACCGCGCGGGAGTGATGCGGCTGTGGCCCTATCTGGCTCTGGGCGCGGTGCTGTGGTTCTTCGTCTGGCGATCGGGGATCCACGCCACCATCGCGGGGGTGTTGCTGGCCTTGACCATCCCGCTGAAGCGCACCCCCGCCACGCCCGAGGCGCGTCCATCGGAAAGCCCGCTGCACCGGCTGGAACATGCGCTGATGGTGCCGGTGGCCTTCCTGATCATTCCGGTTTTCGGCTTCGCCAATGCCGGGGTCAGCTTCGCGGGCCTGGGATCCGAGGCGCTGCTGGCCCCCGTGACGCTGGGTGTCGCGGCGGGCCTGGCACTGGGCAAGGTGATCGGTATCTTCGGCGCGGTGGCGATCCTGGTGCGGCTGGACTGGGCCGACCTGCCTCCCGGCGCAAGCTGGATGCAGATTCTGGGAACCTCGTTTCTGTGCGGGATCGGCTTCACGATGAGCCTGTTCATCTCGCTTCTGGCGTTCGCCGAGCCGCTGTTGCAGGACGAGGCCAAGATCGGCATCCTGATGGGATCGCTGGTGTCCGGCGTCGCGGGCTATATGATCCTGCGCTTCGCGAAACGCGAGGCGCCGCGCCGGATGCAGTCGGCGGGCTAA
- the cysD gene encoding sulfate adenylyltransferase subunit CysD: MNSQAPTPIPPTPIPPATLTHLQRLEAESIHIMREVVANAENPVMLYSVGKDSACMLHLAKKAFYPAPPPFPLLHVDTTWKFRAMYDLRDRAAQAAGMDLIVHHNPDAMAQGINPFDHGSLHTDLWKTEGLKQALTQYNFDVAFGGARRDEEKSRAKERIFSFRSANHRWDPKNQRPELWKLYNTRKAKDESIRVFPLSNWTELDIWQYIHLEGIDIVPLYFSEPRPVVERDGLLIMVDDDRFPLRPGEVPQMRSVRFRTLGCYPLTGAVESDARTLPEVIQEMLLTTTSERQGRAIDKDQAASMEKKKQEGYF, from the coding sequence ATGAACAGCCAGGCCCCAACCCCGATTCCCCCAACCCCGATTCCCCCGGCGACGCTGACGCATTTGCAGCGGCTGGAAGCCGAAAGCATCCACATCATGCGCGAGGTGGTGGCGAATGCCGAAAACCCGGTGATGCTGTATTCGGTGGGCAAGGATTCCGCCTGCATGTTGCACCTGGCGAAAAAGGCCTTTTATCCGGCCCCCCCGCCCTTCCCGCTGCTGCATGTGGACACGACCTGGAAATTCCGCGCGATGTACGATCTGCGCGACCGCGCGGCCCAGGCGGCGGGGATGGATCTCATCGTCCATCACAATCCCGATGCGATGGCCCAGGGCATCAACCCCTTCGACCATGGCAGCCTGCATACCGACCTGTGGAAGACCGAGGGGCTGAAGCAGGCGCTGACCCAATACAATTTCGACGTGGCCTTCGGCGGCGCCCGCCGGGATGAGGAAAAGTCCCGCGCCAAGGAGCGGATCTTTTCCTTCCGCTCGGCCAACCACCGCTGGGATCCGAAGAACCAGCGGCCGGAACTGTGGAAGCTCTATAACACCCGCAAGGCCAAGGATGAATCGATCCGGGTCTTTCCGCTGTCGAACTGGACCGAACTGGATATCTGGCAATATATCCACCTGGAAGGCATCGACATCGTGCCGCTGTATTTTTCCGAACCGCGCCCGGTGGTCGAACGGGACGGGCTGCTGATCATGGTCGATGACGACCGCTTTCCGCTGCGCCCCGGAGAGGTGCCGCAGATGCGGTCGGTCCGGTTCCGCACGCTGGGCTGCTATCCCCTGACCGGCGCGGTGGAATCCGACGCCCGCACCCTGCCCGAGGTGATCCAGGAAATGCTGCTGACCACCACCTCCGAACGCCAGGGCCGCGCCATCGACAAGGACCAGGCCGCCTCGATGGAGAAGAAGAAGCAAGAGGGGTATTTCTGA
- a CDS encoding translocation/assembly module TamB domain-containing protein encodes MNTGLTSAGLMRKLWLLAFAILFPLSVMAQTAAEISQQESDDRGFLTRLLERNLSSAGREVVIDGFEGALSSRATFRRITIADGEGAWLTLNDGAIQWNRSALLRGRIEIAEMSAREILLPRLPATGQTPTAEAREFGGFALPELPVALNITQIRADRVELGEPVIGLAAAISMAGGMSLEGGEGQAKLAIQRLDGPRGSFNLDTGYSNATQVLRVNLTLDEAADGLLVNLIDLYDKPSVVAEISGEGQIKDFGVDIKLATDGLPRVTGRVSAAGGPDASGNPGTNFALQLGGDVASLLAPKNRTFFGNQVQLRAEGWRGDDGRLDIPTLNLATEALSLDGSLAVNAQGAPQNANLLIALGSDAGAAQVPVPLPFAGEDSTVESGRLELQYDAARGQGWTLNGRVGALDLGDVLLGDLRLDGSGAVVLDGGSLQSVNGGIRFGSRQMVFADAGLAQAVGPEITGSSDFDFTPGNAVKMTALNVSGSDYGLQGMLQLSGLSTGFVLSGNMQARHDDLSRISTLAGRDLSGQTDASVLGYYNFLGRDFAITSTVAGTDITVDQPQLDRLLAGRSTIDLRARRDRTGIKLTDLSINAQRLTAQAQGYVNSLSSDVTATISMPSLQDADPNFSGALQADAKLSGASGARQLTVSGEAEDLRIGVEALDNALQGQTTLTVLAAEKPQGYEVEVFRIANPQLRAEGRGSFAEGALDATVDLAVPDLAAIRDGWTGGFDAMARLTERDGTRFVDMTGSGQNLSFGVQNADAALTGTTRLRVQAEEKDGTVTLRDVELVNDQMNATARGVYGPGVTDIAADVAVRSLAPFGPGWRGALDLTGSFREAGDGVRRLEVSGTGRDLAFGQAQVDGALAGETRLAVTGTERNGVLAIEQARIDNPRLNAIATGTVGGDQTDVTAQVNAQDLRFLGNGISGALNADAQVVQQGDTRRITATGTGTGLSLGQPRVDPLLRGQTSFDIAATQAPAGLSFQRLNVQNPQVQIQAGGDTASGMTVAARLADLGLVQPEFPGPVQVDGTVREEGANFALNLTATAPGSTQLQAAGSVARDFSTMNLSITGRSDASIANTFIRTRSIEGPLSLNLTVNGPPSLQSLGGRVQLTNGQITDPGVGIRLEGVNATADLAGGRIALDAGADVSAGGRVQVSGPVDLTGGTLDLAIVLDRVIARDPNLYQTEISGNLRMSGRNADGPLISGTIDLGETEIRIPSTGLGGAKAIPDIHHVGDTRPVRSTRAKAGLEPYPSDASREAGLAGPPSTPPSAPPRLDLVINAPNQVFVRGRGVDAELGGSLRVQGTARNAIPIGFLELIRGRVDLLGRRFTLSEGLVELQGSLIPVIRLVAETEQDGITTRIIIDGEVRDPEITFESSPELPEEEVLSQLLFGRGLDNISPLQAAQLANAIATLAGRGGEGIIGNLRNQVGLDDLDLATDDDGNVQVRAGKYLSDNLYTDVAVGADGKSSLNLNLDVTDSLTARGSVGTEGDSTLGIYFERDY; translated from the coding sequence ACCCGGCTTCTGGAACGCAACCTGTCCAGTGCCGGGCGCGAGGTCGTGATCGACGGCTTCGAAGGCGCGTTGTCGTCGCGCGCGACCTTCCGCCGGATCACCATCGCCGATGGCGAGGGCGCTTGGCTGACGCTGAACGACGGGGCGATCCAGTGGAACCGCTCGGCCCTGCTGCGCGGCAGGATCGAGATCGCCGAAATGTCGGCCCGCGAGATCCTGCTGCCCCGCCTGCCCGCGACCGGCCAGACCCCCACGGCCGAGGCGCGCGAATTCGGCGGCTTCGCCCTGCCGGAACTGCCCGTGGCCCTGAACATCACCCAGATCCGGGCCGACCGGGTGGAGCTGGGCGAACCCGTGATCGGCCTGGCCGCAGCCATCTCGATGGCCGGCGGCATGAGCCTGGAAGGCGGCGAGGGGCAAGCCAAGCTGGCGATCCAGCGGCTGGACGGGCCGCGCGGCAGCTTCAACCTGGACACCGGCTATTCGAACGCGACGCAGGTTCTGCGGGTGAACCTGACCCTGGACGAGGCCGCGGACGGGCTGCTGGTCAACCTGATCGACCTTTACGACAAGCCCTCGGTCGTGGCGGAGATCAGCGGCGAAGGCCAGATCAAGGATTTCGGCGTCGACATCAAGCTGGCCACCGATGGCCTGCCGCGCGTGACGGGGCGGGTCTCGGCGGCGGGCGGTCCCGATGCGTCGGGCAATCCGGGCACGAATTTCGCGCTGCAACTGGGCGGCGACGTCGCCTCGCTGCTGGCGCCGAAGAACCGGACCTTTTTCGGCAACCAGGTCCAGCTTCGCGCCGAAGGCTGGCGCGGCGACGACGGGCGGCTGGACATCCCCACGCTGAACCTTGCGACCGAGGCCCTGTCGCTGGACGGGTCGCTGGCGGTCAATGCCCAGGGGGCGCCGCAGAACGCGAACCTGCTGATCGCACTTGGATCCGACGCGGGCGCGGCGCAGGTGCCGGTCCCCCTGCCCTTCGCGGGCGAGGACTCGACCGTGGAATCCGGGCGGCTTGAACTGCAATACGACGCGGCCCGTGGCCAGGGCTGGACGCTGAACGGCCGTGTCGGCGCCCTGGATCTGGGCGACGTGCTGTTGGGCGACCTGCGGCTGGATGGGTCCGGCGCGGTGGTTCTGGACGGCGGCAGCCTGCAATCGGTGAACGGCGGCATCCGGTTCGGATCGCGGCAGATGGTCTTTGCCGATGCGGGTCTGGCCCAGGCCGTCGGCCCAGAGATCACCGGCAGCAGCGATTTCGATTTCACCCCCGGCAACGCGGTGAAGATGACGGCGCTGAATGTCAGCGGCTCCGATTACGGATTGCAGGGCATGCTGCAACTGTCGGGCCTGTCCACCGGCTTCGTGCTGTCCGGCAACATGCAGGCGCGTCATGACGATCTAAGCCGGATATCGACCCTTGCGGGGCGCGACCTGTCCGGGCAGACCGATGCTAGCGTCCTGGGCTATTACAACTTTCTGGGGCGTGACTTCGCCATCACCTCGACCGTGGCGGGGACCGATATCACTGTCGATCAGCCGCAGCTCGACCGCCTTCTGGCAGGCCGGTCCACCATCGACCTGCGCGCAAGGCGCGACCGGACCGGGATCAAGCTGACCGATCTTTCCATCAACGCCCAGCGGCTGACCGCCCAAGCCCAGGGCTATGTGAACAGCCTGTCCAGCGACGTGACGGCGACGATTTCCATGCCGTCGTTGCAAGACGCGGATCCGAATTTCTCGGGCGCGTTGCAGGCCGATGCCAAGCTGTCGGGCGCGTCGGGCGCGCGCCAGCTGACCGTCAGCGGCGAGGCCGAGGATCTGCGCATCGGCGTTGAAGCCCTGGACAACGCCCTGCAAGGCCAGACCACGCTGACCGTCCTGGCCGCCGAAAAGCCGCAGGGCTATGAAGTCGAGGTGTTCCGCATCGCCAACCCGCAACTGCGCGCCGAAGGACGCGGCAGCTTTGCCGAAGGCGCGTTGGACGCGACGGTCGATCTGGCCGTGCCCGATCTCGCGGCGATCCGTGACGGCTGGACCGGGGGCTTCGACGCCATGGCCCGGCTGACCGAACGCGACGGCACCCGGTTCGTCGACATGACCGGGTCGGGCCAGAACCTGTCCTTCGGCGTCCAGAACGCGGACGCCGCGCTGACCGGCACCACCCGCCTGCGGGTCCAGGCCGAGGAGAAGGACGGCACCGTCACCCTGCGCGACGTCGAACTGGTCAACGACCAGATGAACGCGACCGCGCGCGGCGTCTATGGTCCCGGCGTCACGGATATCGCCGCCGATGTCGCGGTCCGGTCCCTGGCGCCCTTCGGCCCCGGCTGGCGCGGCGCGCTGGATCTGACCGGCAGCTTCCGCGAGGCGGGCGACGGCGTCCGGCGGCTGGAAGTGTCGGGCACCGGGCGCGACCTGGCCTTCGGCCAAGCGCAGGTCGATGGCGCGCTGGCCGGGGAGACCCGGCTGGCCGTGACGGGGACCGAACGGAACGGCGTCCTGGCCATCGAACAGGCCCGCATCGACAATCCCCGCCTGAACGCAATCGCGACAGGCACGGTCGGGGGCGACCAGACCGACGTGACGGCGCAGGTGAATGCCCAGGATCTGCGGTTTCTGGGTAACGGCATCAGCGGCGCCCTGAACGCCGATGCCCAGGTGGTCCAGCAGGGCGATACCCGCCGCATCACCGCCACCGGAACCGGGACCGGCCTGTCCTTGGGCCAGCCCCGCGTCGATCCGCTGCTGCGCGGCCAGACCAGCTTCGATATCGCGGCCACCCAGGCGCCTGCCGGGCTGTCCTTCCAGCGGCTGAACGTGCAGAACCCTCAGGTGCAGATCCAGGCCGGTGGGGACACCGCCAGCGGCATGACCGTCGCCGCGCGGCTGGCCGACCTGGGCCTGGTGCAGCCCGAATTCCCCGGCCCCGTGCAGGTCGACGGCACCGTGCGAGAGGAGGGCGCGAATTTCGCCCTGAACCTGACCGCCACCGCGCCGGGCAGCACGCAATTGCAGGCGGCGGGCAGCGTGGCGCGGGATTTTTCCACCATGAACCTGTCGATCACGGGCCGCAGCGACGCCTCGATCGCCAATACCTTCATCCGCACCCGCAGCATCGAAGGCCCGCTGTCGCTGAACCTGACCGTCAACGGCCCGCCATCGCTGCAATCGCTTGGCGGGCGCGTCCAGCTGACGAACGGTCAGATCACCGATCCCGGCGTCGGCATCCGGCTGGAGGGGGTGAACGCCACCGCCGATCTGGCGGGCGGGCGGATCGCCCTGGACGCGGGGGCCGATGTCTCGGCCGGGGGGCGGGTGCAGGTCAGCGGCCCGGTCGACCTGACCGGCGGGACGCTGGATCTGGCGATTGTGCTGGACCGGGTGATCGCGCGCGACCCGAACCTGTATCAGACCGAGATCAGCGGCAACCTGCGCATGTCGGGCCGCAATGCGGACGGGCCGCTGATTTCCGGCACCATCGACCTGGGCGAGACGGAAATCCGCATCCCCTCGACCGGGCTGGGCGGCGCCAAGGCGATTCCCGACATCCATCATGTCGGCGATACCCGCCCCGTCCGGTCCACCCGCGCCAAGGCCGGGCTGGAACCCTATCCCAGCGATGCGTCCCGAGAGGCAGGGCTGGCCGGGCCGCCCTCGACCCCGCCCTCGGCGCCGCCGCGGCTGGATCTGGTCATCAACGCGCCGAACCAGGTGTTCGTGCGGGGCCGGGGCGTCGATGCCGAACTGGGCGGGTCGCTGCGGGTGCAGGGCACCGCGCGCAACGCCATCCCTATCGGCTTTCTGGAACTGATCCGGGGGCGCGTGGACCTGCTGGGCCGACGCTTCACCCTGTCCGAGGGGCTGGTCGAACTGCAAGGCAGCCTGATCCCGGTGATCCGGCTGGTCGCCGAAACCGAACAGGACGGCATCACCACCCGCATCATCATCGACGGCGAGGTGCGCGACCCCGAGATCACCTTCGAATCCTCGCCCGAACTGCCCGAGGAAGAGGTTCTGTCGCAACTGCTGTTCGGCCGGGGCCTGGACAATATCAGCCCGCTCCAGGCCGCCCAGCTTGCCAATGCCATCGCCACCCTGGCCGGGCGCGGGGGCGAGGGGATCATCGGCAACCTGCGCAACCAGGTGGGCCTGGACGACCTGGATCTGGCCACCGACGACGACGGCAATGTCCAGGTCCGCGCGGGCAAATACCTGTCCGACAACCTCTATACCGATGTCGCGGTGGGCGCGGACGGCAAAAGCAGCCTGAACCTGAACCTGGACGTGACCGATTCCCTGACCGCGCGCGGATCGGTGGGCACCGAGGGCGACAGCACCCTGGGGATCTATTTCGAACGGGATTACTGA
- a CDS encoding DUF2218 domain-containing protein, which produces MTNELSSTGRFATGQAHRYMVQLCKHFAHKIPAEVEGDAGSIRFDLGTARLTASQAELTCVVAGADTAAVATLQDIIDRHLARFAFREGFANMDWSPAA; this is translated from the coding sequence ATGACCAACGAGCTTTCCAGCACGGGCCGCTTTGCGACCGGACAGGCGCATCGTTACATGGTCCAATTGTGCAAGCATTTCGCCCACAAGATCCCCGCCGAGGTCGAGGGCGACGCCGGCAGCATCCGTTTTGACCTGGGCACCGCCCGGCTGACGGCCAGCCAGGCGGAACTGACCTGCGTTGTCGCGGGCGCCGACACGGCTGCGGTCGCGACGCTTCAGGACATCATCGACCGCCATCTGGCGCGCTTCGCCTTCCGCGAGGGGTTCGCGAACATGGACTGGTCGCCCGCCGCCTGA
- the cysN gene encoding sulfate adenylyltransferase subunit CysN, with protein MNAPDPVYVTDALIAQDIDAYLLKHQHKTMLRFITCGSVDDGKSTLIGRLLYDSKMIFEDQLANLEQDSKVSGTQGGDIDFALLVDGLAAEREQGITIDVAYRFFATDKRKFIVADTPGHEQYTRNMVTGASTADLAVILIDARQGVLTQTRRHSYLVNLLGIRNIVLAVNKMDLVDYSAERFYEIVADYSHFAKQIGMDSFLPIPISGLKGDNIVTKSPEMPWYQGPTLLGHLEDAPINDARMQDRPFRMAVQWVNRPHLDFRGFAGQISAGTVRPGDAIRVLPSGKTTTVKAIPGFDGDLAQAVAGQSVTLTFADEIDCSRGDVIVQADAPCEVADQFEATLVWMAEAEMLPGRPYLLKIGTQTVTATVTEPKYEVNVNTLEHLASKTLGLNAIGVVNISTDRPVPFEAYADNPDLGGFILIDRMSNATIAAGMLHFALRRSQNIHWQSTDVDRDAHAAQKNQRARVVWFTGLSGSGKSTIANIVERKLHAMGKHTFLLDGDNIRHGLNRDLGFTDADRVENIRRVGEVAKLMADAGLIVLTAFISPFRAERRMVRDMMAEGEFIEVYVDTPLEVAEARDVKGLYKKARSGQLKNFTGIDSPYEAPEGPELVVNTTTLSAEDAADRVIAAILSQG; from the coding sequence ATGAACGCGCCCGATCCCGTTTACGTCACCGACGCGCTGATCGCCCAGGACATCGACGCCTATCTGCTGAAGCATCAGCACAAGACCATGCTGCGCTTCATCACCTGCGGGTCGGTCGATGACGGCAAGTCGACGCTGATCGGGCGGCTGCTCTATGACAGCAAGATGATCTTCGAGGATCAGCTTGCCAACCTTGAACAGGACAGCAAGGTCTCGGGCACCCAGGGCGGGGATATCGACTTCGCGCTGCTGGTCGACGGGCTGGCGGCGGAACGCGAACAGGGCATCACCATCGACGTGGCCTATCGCTTCTTCGCCACCGACAAGCGCAAGTTCATCGTAGCCGACACGCCGGGCCACGAACAATACACCCGCAACATGGTCACCGGCGCGTCCACCGCCGATCTGGCGGTGATCCTGATCGACGCGCGCCAGGGCGTGCTGACCCAGACGCGGCGGCACAGCTATCTGGTTAACCTGCTGGGCATCAGGAATATCGTGCTGGCCGTCAACAAGATGGATCTGGTCGATTACTCGGCCGAGCGCTTCTATGAGATCGTCGCGGATTATTCGCATTTCGCCAAGCAGATCGGCATGGACAGCTTCCTGCCGATCCCGATTTCCGGGCTGAAGGGCGACAATATCGTCACCAAAAGCCCCGAAATGCCCTGGTATCAGGGGCCGACGCTGCTGGGCCATCTGGAAGACGCGCCGATCAACGACGCGCGGATGCAGGACCGCCCCTTCCGCATGGCGGTGCAATGGGTGAACCGCCCGCATCTGGATTTCCGCGGCTTCGCGGGCCAGATCAGCGCGGGCACCGTGCGGCCGGGCGATGCGATCCGGGTGCTGCCCTCGGGCAAGACAACCACGGTCAAGGCGATCCCCGGCTTCGACGGCGATCTGGCGCAGGCCGTCGCGGGCCAGTCCGTGACCCTGACCTTCGCGGATGAGATCGACTGTTCGCGCGGCGACGTGATCGTGCAGGCCGACGCGCCTTGCGAGGTCGCCGACCAGTTCGAGGCGACGCTGGTCTGGATGGCCGAAGCCGAGATGCTTCCGGGCCGACCCTATCTGCTCAAGATCGGCACCCAGACCGTCACCGCCACCGTGACCGAGCCGAAATACGAGGTGAACGTCAACACGCTGGAACATCTGGCCAGCAAGACGCTGGGTCTGAACGCCATCGGCGTGGTCAATATCTCGACCGACCGGCCCGTCCCGTTCGAAGCCTATGCCGACAACCCCGACCTGGGCGGCTTCATCCTGATCGACCGGATGAGCAATGCCACCATCGCTGCCGGGATGCTGCATTTCGCGCTGCGCCGGTCGCAGAACATCCACTGGCAATCGACCGACGTGGACCGCGACGCCCATGCCGCGCAGAAGAACCAGCGGGCCCGCGTGGTCTGGTTCACCGGCCTGTCGGGGTCGGGCAAATCGACCATCGCCAATATCGTCGAACGCAAGCTGCACGCGATGGGCAAGCACACCTTCCTGCTGGACGGCGACAACATCCGCCACGGCCTGAATCGCGACCTGGGCTTCACCGATGCCGACCGGGTGGAAAACATCCGCCGCGTAGGCGAGGTCGCCAAGCTGATGGCGGATGCCGGGCTGATCGTGCTGACAGCCTTCATCTCTCCGTTCCGGGCGGAACGGCGGATGGTGCGCGACATGATGGCAGAGGGCGAGTTCATCGAGGTCTATGTCGACACGCCGCTGGAGGTCGCCGAGGCCCGCGACGTGAAGGGCCTTTACAAGAAGGCGCGGTCCGGCCAGCTGAAGAACTTCACCGGCATCGACAGCCCCTATGAGGCGCCGGAAGGCCCGGAACTGGTGGTCAACACCACCACCCTGTCGGCCGAGGATGCCGCCGACCGGGTGATCGCCGCGATCCTGTCCCAGGGCTGA
- a CDS encoding ABC transporter ATP-binding protein, whose protein sequence is MNSHSLSVQHLAAGYGDRLILRDLDLDVMPGRITAIVGANACGKSTLLRTMSRLLSPRAGQVLLDGKAIHRMAPRRVAQVMGLLPQSPIAPEGITVADLVGRGRHPHHGILSRWSPRDDQAVAAALEATKTLDLAERAVDELSGGQRQRVWIAMALAQETDLLLLDEPTTFLDISHQVEVLDLLTDLNQRRGTTVVMVLHDLNLAARYADRLVAMAEGRLYAQGTPQEVLTRDTVRAVFGLDSRIIPDPTSGRPMMLPIGRHRMAAAPA, encoded by the coding sequence GTGAACAGCCATTCGCTTTCCGTCCAGCACCTTGCCGCAGGCTATGGCGACCGGCTGATCCTGCGGGATCTGGATCTGGACGTGATGCCGGGCCGGATCACCGCCATCGTCGGCGCCAATGCCTGCGGGAAATCGACGCTGCTGCGCACCATGTCGCGGCTGTTGTCGCCGCGCGCGGGCCAGGTGCTGCTGGACGGCAAGGCCATCCACCGCATGGCCCCCCGCCGCGTCGCCCAGGTCATGGGGCTGCTGCCGCAATCGCCCATCGCGCCGGAAGGGATCACGGTCGCCGATCTGGTCGGCCGGGGCCGCCATCCCCATCACGGCATCCTGTCCCGCTGGTCCCCCCGCGACGACCAGGCCGTCGCCGCCGCGCTTGAGGCCACCAAGACCCTGGATCTGGCCGAACGCGCGGTGGACGAACTGTCGGGCGGTCAGCGCCAGCGGGTCTGGATCGCCATGGCGCTGGCCCAGGAAACGGATCTGCTGCTGCTGGACGAACCCACGACCTTTCTGGACATCAGCCACCAGGTCGAGGTTCTGGACCTGCTGACCGACCTGAACCAGCGGCGCGGCACCACCGTGGTGATGGTGCTGCACGACCTGAACCTGGCCGCGCGATATGCCGACCGCCTGGTCGCGATGGCCGAGGGCAGGCTCTATGCCCAGGGCACCCCGCAAGAGGTGCTGACCCGCGACACTGTCCGCGCCGTCTTCGGCCTGGACAGCCGGATCATCCCCGACCCGACCTCGGGGCGGCCGATGATGCTGCCCATCGGGCGGCACCGGATGGCGGCGGCCCCCGCCTGA
- a CDS encoding Hsp70 family protein has translation MTRSLAIDFGTSNTAVAVLDRGAVRRVPVQAGSDTLPTAVFFPARGGAMQIGDAAAQALIGGQEGRYMRALKSVLGTPLLHESRLIAGRRRTLADVIAAFLAELRRRAEAATGQPQTRALSGRPVHFHADPARDAQAQADLRDCYHAAGFDHVAFLPEPEAAALACHGMGAAGRTGLIVDIGGGTSDFSVYRAEGGRVRILASHGIRLGGTDFDAALSLTHAMPLLGHGSQLRREMGPGLLPVPNAIYVDLAAWAHIPFVYTPENRRLAQQMARLAVDPARMDRLVTVLTDELGHDLAFAVERGKIAANRGDEARIGMGFIQPRLAAPIDARSLAEALHGFGADLQGAVTETLSRAGVGAGEIGDVVLVGGSSLMRLVTNLAARILPDARLHRSEAFTAVADGLALATGLEQYSGV, from the coding sequence ATGACCCGCAGCCTTGCCATCGACTTCGGAACCTCGAACACCGCCGTGGCGGTGCTGGATCGGGGGGCGGTGCGGCGGGTCCCGGTCCAGGCGGGATCGGACACCCTGCCCACCGCCGTCTTCTTTCCCGCACGCGGCGGCGCGATGCAGATCGGCGATGCGGCGGCCCAGGCCCTGATCGGCGGACAAGAGGGGCGCTATATGCGCGCGCTGAAAAGCGTGCTGGGAACGCCGCTGCTTCACGAATCGCGGCTGATCGCTGGCCGGCGCCGGACCCTTGCGGATGTGATCGCCGCCTTCCTGGCCGAACTGCGCCGGCGGGCCGAAGCCGCGACCGGCCAGCCCCAGACCCGCGCCCTGTCGGGCCGTCCGGTGCATTTCCACGCCGATCCCGCCCGCGACGCCCAGGCCCAGGCGGATCTGCGCGACTGCTATCACGCGGCGGGCTTTGATCATGTCGCCTTCCTGCCCGAACCCGAGGCCGCCGCCCTGGCCTGCCACGGCATGGGGGCGGCGGGCCGGACCGGGCTGATCGTGGACATTGGCGGCGGCACCTCGGACTTCTCGGTCTATCGCGCGGAAGGCGGGCGGGTGCGGATTCTGGCCAGCCACGGCATCCGCCTGGGCGGGACCGATTTCGACGCCGCCCTGTCGCTGACCCACGCCATGCCGCTGCTGGGCCACGGTTCGCAGCTGCGCCGAGAGATGGGGCCGGGCCTGCTGCCGGTGCCCAACGCGATCTATGTCGACCTGGCCGCGTGGGCGCACATTCCCTTTGTCTATACCCCGGAAAACCGCAGGCTGGCCCAGCAGATGGCCCGGCTGGCGGTGGATCCGGCGCGCATGGACCGGCTGGTCACGGTGCTGACGGACGAGTTGGGCCACGACCTGGCCTTCGCCGTCGAACGCGGCAAGATCGCCGCCAACCGGGGCGACGAGGCGCGGATCGGCATGGGCTTCATCCAGCCGCGTCTGGCCGCGCCGATCGACGCCCGGTCCCTGGCCGAGGCGCTGCACGGCTTCGGCGCGGATCTGCAAGGGGCGGTCACGGAGACCCTGTCGCGCGCCGGCGTCGGGGCGGGCGAGATCGGCGACGTGGTGCTGGTCGGCGGGTCCAGCCTGATGCGGCTGGTCACGAATCTGGCGGCGCGGATCCTGCCCGATGCCCGGCTGCACCGGTCCGAGGCCTTTACCGCCGTGGCCGATGGTCTGGCTTTGGCGACCGGCTTGGAACAGTATTCCGGCGTTTGA